The following are encoded in a window of Alistipes sp. ZOR0009 genomic DNA:
- a CDS encoding S8 family peptidase: MRVFFVSLISLLIIPNITLGTTYFVTFKYKKSVGYSISDPSKYLTAKSIERRSKQRITIDSTDLPVSRDYVAAVQSKVGKVLYTSKWLNGILVEATTEQANGLFTLDMVKDVDVAYVALSSQVSQKLDDPYDFGNPGQSTGSVYGEAFEQVNLIKGQYLHSKKFKGKGITVAVIDAGFENYEGLSVLSGMRSNVVDSYDYIAKSNFLRASDAHGTKILSLLAGVNEGLFYGSAIDASYALYITESNQFEQKVEEYTWCLAAERADSIGVDIITSSLGYSKFDIASMNHTVADLSKNRAPVSVAAGLAAKKGILTVISAGNEGNKAWGVITFPADAPDVISVGAVTNVGRLGIFSSVGLPNTTKPEVVCMGVATSLVDANGNIVKGNGTSYATPQIAGFAACLWEAFPKATALDIRTAILKSSSNYAVPNNQIGYGIPDFEKAYLSLYQDYPTKDPVVSIGPNPFSTHFTIQTTTAFTGLGQYYIYDLQGRLLMLGTLNFNRGVALLSDLGGLDSGLHLFKVIFEGVNVTSKIIKLAD; encoded by the coding sequence ATGAGAGTTTTTTTTGTTAGCCTCATTTCGTTGTTAATTATTCCAAATATTACATTAGGAACAACCTATTTTGTAACGTTTAAGTATAAAAAGTCGGTTGGGTATTCTATCTCAGACCCGAGTAAGTATTTGACCGCTAAATCTATCGAACGAAGGTCGAAACAACGAATTACAATTGATTCAACAGATTTACCTGTCAGCCGAGATTATGTAGCTGCAGTACAAAGTAAAGTAGGAAAGGTGCTTTATACCTCTAAATGGCTTAATGGAATTTTGGTCGAGGCTACTACAGAGCAGGCAAATGGTCTTTTTACATTGGATATGGTAAAGGATGTTGATGTGGCGTATGTTGCATTATCCAGTCAGGTAAGCCAAAAATTGGACGACCCGTACGATTTTGGAAATCCAGGACAAAGCACTGGGAGTGTTTATGGAGAAGCCTTTGAGCAAGTAAATTTAATTAAGGGGCAGTATTTGCATTCCAAAAAGTTTAAAGGAAAAGGAATAACTGTTGCAGTTATAGATGCCGGATTTGAAAATTATGAGGGGCTTTCTGTATTATCAGGCATGAGATCTAATGTTGTTGATTCTTATGACTATATCGCTAAATCAAACTTTCTTCGTGCTTCGGATGCTCATGGAACAAAAATACTATCGCTTTTAGCAGGTGTTAATGAGGGGCTATTCTATGGCTCCGCTATTGACGCAAGCTATGCTTTATACATAACCGAATCGAATCAATTTGAGCAAAAGGTTGAGGAGTATACCTGGTGCTTGGCCGCAGAGCGGGCTGATAGTATTGGAGTTGATATTATTACCTCTTCCTTAGGATATTCTAAGTTTGATATAGCTTCGATGAATCATACCGTTGCAGATTTATCTAAAAATAGGGCTCCCGTATCTGTTGCTGCCGGTTTGGCGGCAAAAAAGGGTATTCTTACCGTAATATCAGCAGGTAATGAAGGCAATAAGGCTTGGGGAGTAATAACGTTTCCGGCTGATGCCCCAGATGTAATCTCAGTTGGCGCTGTAACCAATGTTGGACGATTAGGTATATTTAGTTCTGTTGGCTTACCCAATACCACAAAACCAGAGGTTGTTTGCATGGGGGTTGCAACCTCGCTGGTTGATGCAAACGGGAATATTGTAAAGGGGAATGGAACTTCTTATGCAACTCCTCAAATTGCAGGTTTTGCAGCATGTTTGTGGGAGGCCTTCCCGAAGGCTACGGCATTAGATATTAGGACTGCAATTTTAAAATCTTCCTCAAATTATGCTGTACCAAATAACCAAATCGGATATGGAATTCCTGATTTTGAAAAGGCTTACTTGTCGTTGTATCAGGATTATCCAACAAAAGATCCGGTGGTGAGTATTGGCCCGAATCCTTTTTCAACCCATTTTACGATTCAAACAACAACCGCATTTACAGGGTTAGGACAGTATTACATATATGATTTGCAGGGGAGGCTGCTTATGCTAGGAACTCTTAATTTTAATAGAGGTGTTGCTCTGCTAAGCGATCTTGGAGGGTTGGATTCTGGACTTCATCTATTTAAAGTTATATTTGAAGGCGTAAATGTTACGTCTAAAATTATCAAGTTGGCTGATTGA
- the xseA gene encoding exodeoxyribonuclease VII large subunit — MEHLSLYELQQRIKSSLETAFPLPVWIVAEISELKVNYSGHCYLELIEKDNADSVKIKAKVNANIWGNKFRLLKTYFETTTRIGLTEGLKVLIKVDVRFHEIYGLSLNIVDIDPAFTVGEMKLQRNLVIQRLMEEGIIDLNKEFDLPKVPQRIAVVSSASAAGYQDFCNQLMSNAFGYTFLIELFPSVMQGNEAELSIVASLEAIFRRLEDFDLVAIIRGGGSQNDLACFDSYNIAANVAQFPLPVITGIGHDKDESVTDIVARTSFKTPTAAAAFLIDMVAEFEDELLRCAGEISYHARNLIQEQRMATMDVEFHLLDCVKTIVSDSKFNLDSLVYGISKGVRGKLLIQQRFVDSYLNRVDKATVRLINAKTDNLVRYKNAVLSNAKLRMMEQSHYLENLLVRIESSSPQEILKKGYSLTLFEGKIVRDVSELKGKELETLLESGRVVSAVKEVENINPLIWQKKS, encoded by the coding sequence ATGGAGCATCTTTCGTTATATGAATTACAGCAGAGAATAAAAAGTAGCCTAGAGACAGCCTTTCCGCTTCCTGTTTGGATTGTAGCGGAAATTAGCGAGTTGAAGGTGAACTACTCTGGGCATTGTTATCTTGAGCTGATAGAGAAGGATAATGCTGATAGTGTTAAGATTAAAGCAAAGGTAAATGCCAATATATGGGGAAACAAGTTTAGGCTGCTTAAAACTTATTTCGAAACGACGACAAGAATTGGGCTTACAGAAGGTTTAAAAGTTCTGATTAAAGTAGACGTTAGGTTTCATGAAATTTACGGTTTAAGTCTTAATATCGTGGATATTGATCCTGCTTTTACTGTTGGTGAAATGAAGTTGCAGCGCAATCTTGTTATCCAGCGTTTGATGGAGGAGGGGATAATTGACTTGAACAAGGAGTTTGATCTTCCTAAGGTTCCACAGCGAATTGCCGTTGTTTCATCTGCATCTGCTGCAGGATATCAGGATTTTTGCAACCAGTTGATGTCAAATGCTTTTGGTTATACTTTTTTGATTGAACTTTTCCCATCTGTTATGCAGGGGAATGAGGCTGAGTTATCTATAGTTGCTTCATTGGAGGCTATCTTTAGGAGGCTCGAGGACTTTGATCTGGTGGCAATTATTAGAGGAGGAGGTTCCCAAAATGATTTAGCTTGTTTTGATTCTTATAATATTGCTGCAAATGTTGCTCAATTTCCGCTACCTGTTATTACCGGAATTGGTCACGATAAGGACGAAAGTGTTACAGATATTGTCGCTCGTACAAGTTTTAAAACACCTACGGCAGCTGCTGCTTTCTTGATTGATATGGTGGCGGAATTTGAGGATGAACTACTTCGTTGTGCAGGAGAGATTAGCTACCATGCACGCAATCTTATCCAAGAACAGAGGATGGCTACGATGGATGTCGAATTTCATTTGCTCGATTGTGTAAAAACAATCGTTTCTGATTCTAAGTTTAATTTGGACTCCTTGGTTTATGGTATATCAAAGGGAGTTAGAGGGAAGCTGCTTATTCAGCAGCGGTTTGTAGACAGCTATCTTAACCGAGTGGATAAGGCGACTGTTCGGTTGATAAATGCAAAAACGGACAATCTCGTACGATATAAAAATGCCGTTTTAAGCAATGCAAAGTTAAGAATGATGGAGCAATCTCATTATTTGGAAAATCTGCTTGTTCGCATCGAATCTTCAAGTCCTCAGGAAATTCTAAAAAAAGGGTATTCTTTGACTCTTTTTGAAGGTAAGATTGTGAGGGACGTGTCGGAGCTGAAGGGGAAGGAGTTGGAAACGCTATTAGAATCAGGTCGAGTAGTTAGTGCCGTTAAAGAAGTCGAAAATATAAATCCGTTGATATGGCAAAAAAAGAGTTAA
- the xseB gene encoding exodeoxyribonuclease VII small subunit, whose product MAKKELTYNDALEELKGILQRLEGQEVNIDQIATDVKRSSELIKFCKEKLRKTEEEVDTILRDMKE is encoded by the coding sequence ATGGCAAAAAAAGAGTTAACTTACAATGATGCGTTAGAGGAATTGAAAGGAATCTTACAGCGTCTTGAAGGTCAGGAGGTGAACATAGATCAGATTGCTACAGATGTGAAGCGTTCATCGGAATTGATAAAGTTTTGTAAGGAAAAACTTCGTAAGACAGAGGAGGAGGTTGATACAATTCTTCGGGATATGAAGGAATAA
- the aspA gene encoding aspartate ammonia-lyase: protein MESLFAKLSSQNVNIPFSGKTRTEHDLLGDKEVPVEAFFGVQTLRGLENFNISGVTLKFFPKLIEAFALVKEAAAEANCELGLLEPSIKDAIAEACKVVKSGSLNEHFIVDMVQGGAGTSTNMNANEVIANMALVSMGKKKGEYKIVHPNNHVNLSQSTNDAYPTAVKLAVVFSNRELIEVLKQLIDAFRQKGVEFKDVIKMGRTQLQDAVPMTLGQAFEAYAVTLSEEIDRLEQNVKLFHEINMGATAIGTGINSDPDYAPLVTKILARITELPLVQAANLVEATQDTGAFVMYSSALKRLAIKLSKICNDLRLLSSGPRTGIGEINLPPKQPGSSIMPGKVNPVIPEVVNQIAFKVIGNDLTVTMAAEAGQLELNVMEPIIVYSIHESIELLRNGMRTLREECVEGITANVEHCRNLVHNSIGLVTALNPYIGYENSTAVAKEALETGKSVYSLVLEKGLLSQDELDNILKPENMIQPRKITKLK from the coding sequence ATGGAAAGCTTATTTGCCAAACTCAGTTCTCAAAATGTAAATATCCCATTTTCTGGGAAAACAAGAACTGAACACGACTTGCTTGGAGACAAAGAAGTGCCTGTAGAAGCATTTTTTGGAGTCCAAACTTTAAGAGGTCTTGAGAATTTTAATATAAGCGGTGTAACGCTAAAATTTTTCCCAAAACTTATTGAAGCATTTGCTCTTGTAAAAGAAGCTGCAGCAGAAGCGAACTGCGAGCTTGGTTTGCTAGAGCCTAGCATTAAGGATGCAATCGCAGAAGCATGTAAAGTAGTAAAATCGGGTTCGTTGAACGAGCATTTTATTGTAGACATGGTTCAAGGTGGCGCCGGAACATCAACCAACATGAATGCCAACGAAGTTATCGCCAACATGGCGCTAGTTTCTATGGGCAAAAAAAAGGGCGAATACAAAATTGTTCACCCCAACAACCACGTTAATCTATCCCAATCTACAAACGACGCTTACCCAACAGCGGTAAAGCTTGCTGTAGTATTCAGCAACCGCGAGCTTATCGAAGTGCTGAAGCAGCTTATTGATGCTTTCCGCCAAAAGGGTGTTGAGTTTAAGGATGTCATCAAAATGGGAAGAACGCAGCTCCAAGATGCTGTTCCTATGACTTTGGGACAAGCGTTTGAGGCGTACGCTGTAACTCTTTCCGAAGAGATTGACAGGCTGGAACAAAACGTTAAGTTATTCCATGAAATCAACATGGGAGCAACTGCAATTGGTACAGGAATTAACTCTGATCCTGACTACGCTCCACTAGTAACCAAAATTCTTGCTCGCATCACAGAGTTGCCTCTTGTGCAAGCAGCAAACCTAGTTGAAGCAACTCAAGACACCGGAGCATTTGTAATGTACTCATCTGCACTTAAACGTCTTGCAATCAAACTTTCAAAGATTTGTAACGATCTAAGACTTCTTTCATCTGGTCCAAGAACTGGAATTGGAGAAATTAACTTACCTCCAAAGCAACCAGGTTCATCAATTATGCCAGGTAAAGTAAACCCAGTTATTCCTGAAGTTGTAAACCAAATCGCATTTAAGGTTATCGGTAACGACCTTACCGTAACAATGGCTGCCGAGGCCGGTCAACTTGAGCTTAACGTAATGGAACCTATCATTGTGTATAGCATCCACGAGTCGATCGAACTTCTGAGAAATGGAATGCGTACGCTAAGAGAAGAGTGCGTTGAAGGTATTACAGCAAACGTTGAGCACTGCCGTAACCTTGTTCATAACTCAATTGGCCTTGTAACTGCTCTTAATCCTTACATTGGTTATGAGAATTCTACAGCAGTTGCCAAAGAAGCTCTTGAAACAGGAAAGAGTGTATACAGCTTAGTACTTGAAAAAGGCCTCCTTTCTCAGGACGAGCTAGACAACATTCTAAAACCAGAAAACATGATTCAACCTCGTAAAATCACGAAGCTGAAATAA
- a CDS encoding NACHT domain-containing protein yields MLERLKARVEEEFGEKITTVKHCQILSESIRDKCGGTVSETTLRRQWNLLSKTSKPSLHTLNLLSQYVNYESWDDFLAKNSKVEASRDEVFQWHLGKQNAEKYSLGSVNYLFKRAGIAAEDVIKRYFVDDSIGALLDSNFKATALVGPGGYGKSLGMASWVYRHVKKRRFEDSIIFFINGSQVDGLYNSSVSIASWLSTQVFRTGDNVFANNDYLSNRQFILIVDALDEIDSTLTKSNTFFKKLVDFIGTYENVKVVVSARTSVWSRELVYEILGHESSHSQWMGLITNPLNGDATNLPPLNYKEIQDVLDNQINKKNRKKKIIVDHLNFALKETVSHPYMLKIFVSIYSEEMLLLQNYNDLIDEFVSREIVNSKWAAEKLDIINFILKSQDYGKRLQPVKKNDLKDKYPVHLRKNGNYFAAYEHLLAFGILSEETVENRFKNMVTQVDFSHSNLRDLLIIRYVVERNNGVDFNLFKIVDQEYCNSDLKVRIVNGLYALAYSENNFDALKDFYSLPPSITLDKDILRASIFQFRSDRPIQSLLIKEYGKYTAAKENLTNNIFDFDGLNTSFNKMLETLLPLANTPNERIYCLAGLAISNAQLLKYDDFLGLSADLFDIKVDKTIGTYSLIIYGIWKIYYAYILHNKEYIASLLDDLHRVEEFYVARYENKTLARVNFYLEIIPHLLLFKDSRRANSLLQSFSDISLPKVIDDPKTLMAIDLYKKLCNEENGVLKELTPFESFTLERQINSLSLNQSYINRICAYVLLAYSCLRMNDQEKFMYYYRNALEISGNCKYKLAEVALLKYLAKILAEVNLHKEAQSFRDYSVTLVERHFENFYDLV; encoded by the coding sequence ATGTTGGAAAGACTAAAGGCTAGGGTAGAAGAGGAGTTTGGAGAAAAGATAACAACTGTAAAGCATTGTCAGATTTTATCCGAATCTATACGCGATAAATGTGGTGGTACTGTAAGCGAAACTACGCTTAGGCGTCAGTGGAACTTGCTATCAAAAACGTCAAAACCATCGCTTCATACATTAAATTTGCTATCCCAGTATGTCAATTATGAATCTTGGGATGATTTTCTTGCGAAAAATTCGAAAGTAGAAGCAAGCCGCGATGAAGTTTTTCAGTGGCATTTAGGTAAGCAAAATGCAGAGAAGTACTCTTTAGGTTCTGTTAACTATTTATTTAAAAGAGCAGGGATTGCCGCAGAGGATGTTATAAAACGCTACTTTGTGGACGATAGCATTGGTGCTCTGCTTGACTCTAACTTTAAGGCAACAGCATTAGTTGGACCTGGTGGATATGGGAAGTCTTTGGGAATGGCCTCGTGGGTATATCGCCATGTTAAAAAGCGGCGGTTTGAAGACAGTATCATATTTTTTATAAATGGTAGCCAGGTTGATGGCCTTTATAATTCGAGCGTTTCCATAGCGAGTTGGCTCTCAACTCAAGTCTTTCGTACAGGCGATAATGTATTTGCTAATAACGATTACCTCTCCAATCGCCAGTTTATCCTGATTGTTGATGCATTGGATGAAATTGATAGTACGCTTACAAAATCGAATACTTTCTTTAAAAAGCTGGTAGATTTTATCGGAACCTATGAGAATGTAAAGGTTGTCGTTTCTGCCCGAACTAGCGTATGGTCAAGAGAGTTGGTTTATGAAATTTTGGGACACGAAAGTTCGCACTCCCAGTGGATGGGGTTGATAACTAATCCGCTAAATGGTGATGCAACAAATCTACCTCCTTTGAATTACAAGGAAATTCAGGATGTTTTAGATAATCAGATCAATAAAAAAAATAGGAAAAAGAAGATTATTGTCGATCACTTAAATTTTGCGCTAAAGGAGACTGTTTCGCATCCGTACATGCTTAAAATATTTGTCTCTATCTATTCTGAAGAGATGCTCTTGCTGCAAAATTACAATGATTTGATTGATGAATTTGTAAGCCGAGAGATTGTAAATTCGAAGTGGGCTGCGGAAAAGTTGGATATCATAAACTTTATTCTTAAAAGCCAGGATTATGGTAAGCGGTTGCAGCCTGTAAAGAAGAACGACTTAAAGGATAAGTACCCCGTTCATTTACGGAAAAACGGGAACTATTTTGCCGCCTATGAGCATCTGCTCGCTTTTGGTATTTTGTCTGAGGAGACGGTCGAAAATCGATTTAAAAACATGGTGACTCAAGTCGATTTTTCGCACTCCAACCTTAGGGATTTGCTTATTATTAGGTACGTTGTAGAACGGAATAATGGTGTAGATTTCAACTTGTTCAAGATTGTTGATCAGGAATACTGTAATTCAGACTTAAAGGTTCGCATTGTCAATGGGCTGTATGCTTTAGCTTATTCAGAAAACAACTTCGATGCTTTAAAAGACTTTTACTCGCTACCTCCCTCTATTACTTTGGATAAGGATATTCTTAGAGCAAGCATTTTTCAGTTTAGATCGGATAGGCCAATTCAGAGCTTGCTGATTAAGGAGTATGGAAAATATACTGCTGCAAAAGAAAATCTTACGAATAACATTTTTGATTTTGATGGGCTAAATACATCGTTTAATAAAATGTTGGAGACGCTTCTTCCTTTGGCCAATACGCCGAATGAGCGGATTTACTGCTTAGCAGGACTGGCAATTTCCAACGCGCAGCTTCTTAAATACGACGACTTTTTAGGGTTATCTGCCGACTTATTTGATATTAAGGTTGACAAAACGATTGGCACTTATTCGTTAATTATCTACGGTATTTGGAAGATTTACTATGCATATATTCTGCATAATAAGGAGTACATCGCTTCTTTGCTCGATGATTTGCATCGGGTCGAAGAGTTTTACGTGGCTAGGTATGAAAATAAGACGTTGGCAAGAGTAAACTTCTACTTAGAAATTATACCACACCTACTTCTTTTTAAAGATTCGAGGCGTGCAAACTCTCTATTGCAGTCTTTTTCTGACATTTCCCTACCTAAAGTTATTGATGATCCTAAAACATTAATGGCAATTGATTTATACAAGAAGTTGTGTAACGAAGAAAATGGCGTATTAAAGGAACTAACTCCTTTCGAATCGTTTACTTTAGAGCGTCAGATCAACTCGTTGTCGTTGAACCAAAGTTATATTAATAGAATTTGTGCTTATGTTTTGCTGGCCTACAGCTGTTTAAGAATGAACGATCAGGAGAAGTTTATGTACTACTACAGAAATGCTCTTGAAATATCGGGAAACTGCAAGTACAAGTTGGCAGAGGTTGCTCTTCTTAAATATTTAGCGAAGATACTAGCCGAGGTTAATCTACACAAAGAAGCACAAAGCTTTAGAGACTACTCCGTAACGTTGGTAGAGCGTCATTTCGAAAATTTCTATGATTTGGTATAG
- a CDS encoding ABC transporter substrate-binding protein has translation MIKKFLLFALAISLFSCSNKKSELYDVLRFNESKGIATLDPAFATNLPTIWPTVQIFNGLVQLNDSLAVEPAIAKSWESSADKLIYTFHLRKDVTFHDDPAFPNGKGRRVTAADFVYSFNRVLDDKVASPSRWVFSGIDTTFYSNGFFALNDSTLQIKLTKPAPYFLGMLAMPVAYVVPHEAISIYKDDFRKHPVGTGPFKFKMWREGEMLVLVKNPNYFEFDGNGKRLPYLNAINISFITDKYSEFMEFIRGSLDFISGVNQSTKDEIITNSGKLNPKYKSRIKMLESPYLNSEYLGVTQNLASNHPLMNPLVRKAIAVGFDRHKMLKHLRKNIATAAESGIVPTSIPGLGYTEKPYAYNPTLAAELLRKAGHPNGKGISTITITTTEDYVDLIEFIQHDLSLLGLNIEIDVVPGPSFRQQMASGKLPLFRGSWIADYPDPENYMALFYSKNESPNGPNYTRFKNQEFDKLYELSFTQTSEARAATFAKMSAILANETPCIPLYFDKAVRFVKTNIHGLEPNPMNYLYLKKVYKTRN, from the coding sequence GTGATAAAGAAATTCCTCCTATTTGCGCTGGCTATTAGCCTTTTTAGTTGCTCCAACAAAAAGAGCGAGCTATACGATGTTCTCCGATTCAACGAATCTAAAGGAATAGCCACCCTCGACCCAGCATTTGCCACCAACCTTCCAACCATATGGCCTACCGTTCAAATTTTTAACGGGCTTGTGCAGCTTAACGACAGCCTCGCGGTAGAACCGGCCATTGCTAAATCGTGGGAGTCCAGCGCCGATAAGCTAATCTACACCTTTCACCTCCGCAAAGACGTAACCTTCCACGACGATCCAGCCTTTCCCAACGGAAAAGGAAGGCGAGTTACTGCTGCAGACTTTGTGTACTCTTTTAATCGTGTGCTCGACGACAAAGTTGCCTCCCCCAGCCGATGGGTGTTTTCCGGCATCGATACTACGTTCTACAGCAACGGTTTCTTCGCATTAAATGACTCAACACTACAGATTAAGTTAACCAAACCAGCCCCCTACTTCCTAGGAATGCTGGCAATGCCTGTTGCATACGTTGTGCCTCACGAGGCTATCAGCATCTATAAGGATGATTTTCGCAAGCACCCCGTTGGGACTGGCCCCTTCAAGTTTAAAATGTGGAGAGAAGGAGAAATGCTGGTTCTGGTAAAGAATCCCAACTACTTCGAATTTGATGGTAATGGGAAACGATTACCTTACTTAAATGCAATCAACATATCCTTCATTACCGATAAGTACTCTGAATTTATGGAGTTCATAAGGGGAAGTTTAGACTTTATCTCTGGCGTTAACCAATCTACCAAAGACGAGATTATCACCAACTCAGGAAAGTTAAACCCCAAGTATAAAAGTAGGATAAAGATGCTTGAATCGCCCTACCTAAACAGCGAATACCTAGGGGTGACTCAAAACCTAGCCTCCAATCATCCTTTAATGAACCCGCTTGTTCGAAAAGCGATTGCAGTTGGCTTTGATAGGCATAAAATGCTAAAGCACCTTCGAAAGAATATTGCAACTGCTGCAGAAAGTGGCATTGTCCCAACCTCAATTCCCGGCCTAGGATATACAGAGAAACCCTACGCCTACAACCCCACTCTTGCTGCAGAACTATTAAGAAAGGCTGGACATCCCAATGGAAAAGGAATCTCGACCATCACAATAACTACAACGGAGGATTATGTCGATTTGATAGAGTTCATACAGCACGATTTGTCGCTTTTAGGGCTGAATATCGAAATTGATGTTGTTCCTGGACCTTCATTCCGCCAGCAAATGGCATCAGGAAAGCTACCTCTTTTCAGGGGATCTTGGATCGCGGACTATCCCGACCCAGAAAATTACATGGCCCTATTCTACTCAAAAAACGAAAGTCCTAATGGACCAAACTATACACGCTTCAAGAATCAGGAATTTGATAAGCTATACGAACTGTCATTCACGCAGACTTCAGAAGCAAGAGCTGCAACATTTGCAAAAATGAGCGCCATCTTAGCAAACGAAACGCCATGTATTCCTCTATACTTTGATAAAGCTGTACGATTTGTAAAGACTAACATCCATGGCTTAGAACCTAATCCGATGAACTATCTCTACCTCAAGAAAGTCTACAAAACAAGAAACTAA
- a CDS encoding YbjQ family protein, translated as MIVSTTPTIEGRQIVEYLGIVTGETVIGANIFRDFMAGIRDIVGGRSSSYEEVLKEAKDTALREVIEDAQRKGANAVVGIDIDYETIGQSMLMVSVSGTAVRLL; from the coding sequence ATGATTGTAAGCACAACCCCAACCATCGAGGGACGTCAAATTGTTGAATACCTCGGCATTGTAACAGGCGAAACCGTGATTGGAGCCAACATTTTCAGAGACTTCATGGCAGGAATTAGGGACATCGTTGGCGGACGATCCTCCTCGTACGAAGAGGTTTTAAAAGAAGCCAAAGATACCGCCCTTCGCGAAGTAATTGAAGATGCACAGCGTAAAGGAGCCAATGCTGTCGTAGGAATTGACATCGACTACGAAACAATTGGACAAAGTATGCTTATGGTTTCGGTAAGCGGCACTGCTGTTAGACTATTGTAA